In one window of Methanococcoides methylutens DNA:
- a CDS encoding TolB family protein: MTLGRNNTGTLVLKIALIASILLISTALAGAISLGETEQLTFDVNQRSPAWSPDGQLITYSSEQAIWIMNADGSDQTRIYDTIAWEGEPSFSSDGKFIYYATEHVQPFSSKFVSIRVVELADKSNTSQITENADKREPVMSPDGTKIAYLSKTAGNYDIWTMNPDGSENRQITDSSSNEGAPSWSPEGDMLVYSLEGKIWTVDPDNRVPKLLRNDNFVNTNPVFNPDGTKIAFVSDRSGNSDIWVMNSNGVGIEQVTFENSTQEHPAWSPEGDKIAFSSNEGGDYNIWTIALSDTDSLVELGPDEELLVEEEKFDILKELEAFATKSPLRTLIILFSLSVIVIVMFLRNFLKGL, encoded by the coding sequence ATGACACTTGGGAGAAACAACACTGGTACATTAGTCTTAAAGATTGCATTGATCGCGTCAATACTATTGATATCAACAGCTTTAGCAGGTGCTATATCGTTAGGAGAGACAGAACAACTTACCTTTGACGTCAACCAGAGATCACCTGCCTGGAGTCCGGATGGCCAATTGATAACATATTCTTCTGAGCAGGCCATCTGGATAATGAATGCAGACGGATCTGATCAAACAAGGATATATGACACCATTGCATGGGAGGGGGAGCCTTCTTTCAGTTCAGATGGAAAATTCATATATTATGCTACAGAACATGTCCAGCCATTCTCTTCCAAGTTCGTAAGTATCCGTGTAGTAGAGCTTGCTGACAAAAGCAATACTTCACAGATAACAGAAAATGCTGACAAAAGGGAACCCGTCATGAGTCCTGACGGAACAAAGATAGCATACCTTTCAAAGACTGCAGGAAACTATGACATATGGACAATGAACCCTGATGGTAGTGAGAACAGGCAAATAACCGATTCATCCAGTAATGAAGGGGCACCATCCTGGTCACCTGAAGGCGACATGCTGGTATATTCACTGGAAGGAAAGATATGGACCGTTGACCCTGATAACAGGGTTCCAAAGCTCCTCAGGAATGATAATTTTGTGAACACAAATCCGGTGTTCAATCCTGATGGAACAAAGATAGCATTTGTATCTGACAGGTCAGGCAATTCTGATATATGGGTCATGAACTCAAATGGTGTAGGAATTGAACAGGTCACATTTGAAAATTCAACTCAGGAACATCCTGCATGGAGTCCGGAAGGCGATAAAATTGCGTTTTCATCTAACGAAGGTGGTGACTACAACATCTGGACAATTGCACTTTCAGACACAGATAGTCTGGTTGAGTTAGGACCTGATGAGGAACTGCTGGTGGAGGAAGAAAAGTTTGACATATTAAAAGAACTTGAAGCTTTTGCAACAAAGTCGCCACTGAGAACACTCATTATATTATTCTCACTCTCCGTAATTGTAATAGTGATGTTCCTCAGGAACTTCCTGAAAGGGCTGTAA
- the carA gene encoding glutamine-hydrolyzing carbamoyl-phosphate synthase small subunit, whose translation MMSAVIGLEDGTILKGTGFGAEGIVCGELVFTTQYTGYEESLTDPSYTGQILMFTYPLIGNYGVNKDTFQSDGVKAEGLVVREACPSPSHHLSTRNIYKLMEDEGKPGISGIDTRMLTIGTREHGTMRAALINGSDDGEEAVRLAREQPDISNLDLVSRVTCKEPYTIESQVKTADRKHVVLFDLGMKKNISLSLLRRGVDVTVVPANTPASVIEDYNPDLLFLSNGPGDPQNAQNSIDVVKDLAGTMPISGICLGHQVISRALGADTYKLKFGHRGANQPVKDLESGIVHITSQNHGFAVEGDTFDDTDVTVTQINTNDNTVEGIEHNDLDIFSVQYHPEAHAGPRDTEKIFFGKVMKAMGGRV comes from the coding sequence ATGATGTCTGCAGTAATAGGATTAGAAGATGGAACAATTTTAAAAGGTACTGGTTTTGGTGCCGAAGGTATCGTTTGCGGAGAACTTGTTTTTACTACCCAGTACACAGGATATGAGGAGTCTCTTACAGACCCGTCCTACACTGGTCAGATATTAATGTTCACGTACCCTTTGATAGGGAACTATGGTGTTAATAAGGACACTTTTCAGTCAGATGGTGTGAAGGCCGAAGGCCTTGTGGTAAGGGAAGCATGCCCTTCTCCAAGTCACCACCTTTCCACACGTAATATCTACAAATTAATGGAAGATGAAGGTAAGCCGGGAATTTCCGGCATTGATACCCGTATGCTTACCATCGGTACCAGAGAGCATGGTACCATGCGTGCTGCACTGATAAACGGCAGTGACGATGGTGAAGAAGCAGTCAGGCTGGCAAGGGAACAACCTGATATTTCAAACCTTGATCTTGTTTCAAGGGTCACCTGCAAAGAGCCATATACAATAGAAAGTCAGGTAAAGACCGCTGACAGAAAGCACGTTGTGCTCTTTGATCTGGGCATGAAAAAGAACATCTCGTTAAGTCTTCTGAGAAGAGGCGTTGATGTTACAGTAGTACCTGCCAATACACCTGCTTCTGTGATCGAGGATTACAACCCTGATCTGCTTTTCCTTTCCAATGGGCCGGGAGATCCACAGAACGCACAGAATTCTATTGATGTTGTCAAGGATCTGGCAGGAACAATGCCAATATCAGGCATTTGTCTCGGACACCAGGTCATCTCAAGAGCACTTGGAGCAGATACATATAAGCTCAAATTCGGACACCGTGGAGCAAACCAGCCGGTCAAGGACCTGGAATCCGGAATTGTCCATATAACATCACAGAATCACGGTTTTGCTGTTGAAGGTGACACATTTGACGATACAGATGTGACTGTCACACAGATCAACACTAATGATAATACTGTAGAAGGTATCGAACACAACGATCTTGACATATTCAGTGTCCAGTACCATCCGGAAGCACATGCCGGACCAAGGGACACGGAGAAGATATTCTTTGGGAAGGTCATGAAAGCTATGGGAGGCAGGGTATAA
- a CDS encoding PEP/pyruvate-binding domain-containing protein, whose protein sequence is MDKRIASSGLGGLDELLQNLWYGDNVVWQVDELEDYIFFAEKFTENAIKEGHRCVYIRFAPHKPILRPMDGLEIVEVDPANGFDYFSTEVHRIIESYGRETFYVFDNLSTLVVEWATDELLANFFKATCPYLYELDTVTYFALTKGRHGHQAIAAIRETTQLLLNFYHVEGNAYLHPLKVYGRYSSQMFLPHLMQDDKWVPLFNSGEAASVSGGKDHHILDPGASSIAPWDTIYRKALQYQMLYEEDKVPLQEMMALKSELCRMIIGERPRFRELAEKYFDIDDLLYTRERIIGSGMIGGKSVGMLLSRNIVLKEDDSGEFAKIMEPHDSFYIGSDVFFTFLINNDLFRLKMDLSNGYRLSKEEFQSVEQRFLEGTFPDDIMEQFRSMLDYFGQAPIIVRSSSLLEDNFGNAFAGKYRSEFCTNQGDPEERMAAFLEAVKLVYASALDPDALIYRKVHGLDNTDEQMAILVQRVSGTHYKDYFFPALAGVTFSRNLFAWSEQIDPNKGMIRLVFGLGTRAVDRVDRDYPRIISVSHPQLRPERGRQVARYSQIEVDLLDLERNEFRTVPVSALLKDFDYPKLNMYASLLKDDYVKDPVTNFISAADGKLILTFNNLIFKTKLVEIIGNAIQTIEKAYGQPVDVEFTAFIGKSNNIKLNILQCRPMKIPGKAESFSVPADLGQDEILFRSSKTISGGVVPDIRYIVYVDPIIYSTDVDFEEKQSLGRIIGHLNEKLGKDGEKFILMGPGRWGSSNLELGVNVTYSEIRNTSVLIEVAIQTTEHRPDVSYGTHFFQDLVEEEIIYLPLYPDEPESQFNEKFFARSANSFSDILPGYDSFSDIIKLIDVPAVTGSHACVSADPEKQDAICFLKK, encoded by the coding sequence ATGGATAAAAGAATTGCAAGCAGTGGATTAGGGGGACTCGATGAACTGCTTCAGAACCTTTGGTACGGCGATAATGTTGTCTGGCAGGTGGATGAACTTGAAGATTACATATTCTTTGCAGAGAAGTTCACGGAAAATGCGATAAAAGAAGGTCACAGGTGCGTTTACATCAGGTTCGCGCCTCATAAGCCGATCCTGAGGCCAATGGATGGTCTTGAAATTGTTGAAGTAGATCCCGCAAATGGTTTTGATTATTTCAGTACTGAGGTCCACCGGATCATTGAGAGCTATGGCCGTGAGACCTTTTATGTATTCGATAACCTCTCCACCCTGGTTGTGGAATGGGCAACGGACGAGTTACTCGCGAATTTCTTCAAGGCCACATGCCCCTATCTCTATGAACTTGATACGGTTACGTATTTCGCACTTACAAAAGGTAGGCATGGTCATCAGGCAATTGCGGCTATCAGGGAGACTACCCAGTTGCTCCTGAACTTCTACCATGTGGAAGGCAATGCATATCTCCATCCGCTGAAGGTGTATGGACGCTATTCAAGCCAGATGTTCCTTCCTCATCTCATGCAGGATGACAAGTGGGTACCATTGTTCAATAGCGGGGAGGCAGCCTCTGTATCAGGGGGGAAAGACCATCATATTCTTGACCCCGGAGCAAGTAGCATAGCTCCCTGGGACACGATCTATAGAAAGGCATTGCAGTATCAAATGCTCTATGAGGAAGATAAGGTCCCTCTACAGGAAATGATGGCACTCAAAAGTGAACTGTGCCGTATGATCATAGGGGAAAGGCCACGGTTCAGGGAACTCGCTGAGAAGTATTTCGATATCGATGACCTGCTCTATACCAGGGAAAGGATCATCGGTTCCGGAATGATCGGAGGCAAAAGTGTCGGGATGCTGCTTTCAAGGAACATAGTCCTTAAGGAAGATGATTCCGGGGAATTCGCAAAGATCATGGAGCCTCATGATTCATTCTACATCGGTTCCGATGTTTTCTTTACATTCCTCATCAACAACGACCTCTTTCGCCTGAAGATGGACCTTTCCAATGGATACAGACTCTCAAAAGAAGAATTCCAGAGTGTCGAACAGCGCTTCCTTGAGGGAACATTCCCGGATGACATCATGGAGCAGTTCCGCAGTATGCTGGATTACTTCGGTCAGGCTCCCATAATCGTCAGGTCAAGCAGCCTGCTGGAGGACAATTTCGGGAATGCCTTTGCAGGAAAATATCGGAGCGAGTTCTGTACCAACCAGGGTGATCCTGAGGAAAGGATGGCAGCATTCCTGGAAGCCGTTAAACTTGTCTATGCCAGTGCACTGGACCCGGATGCCCTCATCTACAGGAAAGTGCATGGTCTTGATAACACTGATGAACAGATGGCTATCCTTGTGCAGCGTGTATCAGGAACTCACTATAAGGACTATTTCTTCCCGGCCCTGGCAGGTGTGACATTCTCCAGGAACCTCTTTGCCTGGAGCGAGCAGATCGATCCGAACAAAGGCATGATCCGTCTGGTATTCGGATTGGGTACGCGGGCCGTGGATCGCGTTGACCGTGATTACCCGCGCATAATCTCGGTAAGTCACCCTCAGCTGAGACCAGAGAGAGGGCGTCAGGTCGCCAGGTATTCCCAGATAGAGGTGGACCTTCTGGACCTTGAAAGAAACGAGTTCAGGACTGTTCCTGTCTCTGCATTGCTTAAGGATTTCGATTACCCTAAGCTGAATATGTATGCTTCACTGCTCAAAGATGATTATGTCAAGGATCCTGTTACAAATTTCATTTCGGCTGCTGATGGAAAGCTGATACTGACCTTCAATAACCTAATATTCAAAACAAAGCTCGTTGAGATCATCGGCAATGCCATCCAGACGATCGAAAAAGCATATGGTCAGCCTGTAGATGTGGAATTCACGGCATTTATAGGTAAGTCGAACAACATCAAGCTTAACATCCTCCAGTGCAGGCCGATGAAGATCCCCGGCAAGGCTGAATCTTTTTCAGTGCCCGCTGACCTGGGTCAGGATGAAATATTGTTCAGGTCTTCAAAGACCATTTCCGGAGGGGTTGTTCCCGATATACGTTATATCGTCTATGTGGACCCTATCATATATTCTACAGATGTTGATTTTGAAGAGAAGCAATCCCTTGGAAGGATCATAGGTCATCTGAACGAGAAACTGGGCAAAGATGGTGAGAAGTTCATACTGATGGGTCCTGGAAGGTGGGGTAGCAGCAACCTCGAACTTGGTGTGAATGTAACCTATTCTGAGATCCGGAACACATCCGTGCTAATCGAGGTTGCCATCCAGACCACCGAGCACAGGCCTGATGTTTCCTATGGTACACATTTCTTCCAGGACCTTGTCGAGGAAGAGATCATTTACCTGCCTTTGTATCCTGATGAGCCCGAGTCGCAGTTCAATGAGAAGTTCTTCGCGAGGTCAGCAAATTCGTTCTCTGATATACTTCCTGGGTACGATAGCTTCAGCGATATAATAAAACTGATCGACGTTCCTGCTGTTACAGGTTCTCATGCTTGTGTATCAGCAGACCCGGAGAAGCAGGATGCTATCTGTTTCCTGAAAAAATAA
- the gatE gene encoding Glu-tRNA(Gln) amidotransferase subunit GatE, whose product MSKKIDYRELGLKCGLEIHQQLNSKEKLFCKCPTKIRDTDESNFEFFRYLRPTASEMGETDRAALEQTKVNRKYIYKAYDSTCLVENDEEPPRELNKESLDIALSIAKLLHMIPVEQLHVMRKIVVDGSNTSGFQRTAFLAGGGHLDTSEGAVGVDVLCVEEEAAQKIEDKGDSILYSLDRLGIPLVEIGTAPDIISPAHAKETAANIGMLLRSTGKVKRGLGTIRQDVNISIAEGARVEVKGVQALDLIETIVEREAERQVNLLEIRRSLQERNASVHDEIFDVTEMFSGTESKVIKKALKKGKVLAVLLPGFAGHVGMEVQPGRRLGTEFSDRAKTSGVGGIFHTDELPNYGITEDEVASLREFVGAKEGDAVVMVADKEKRALGAMESVLIRAQEALEFVPEETRRALPDGNSAYMRPLPGASRMYPETDVPQVEIKKEYFDTIEIPELLTERAKRFSKDYGLNEELAEKIAYSQDLALFEELMSRYNNDKNVTATLIVTTFTGLVPELKRDGVDVTKINDEHFKQMFEIISSGDVAKEGMEQILRYVAKKPKANIRDSLEELGLTGIDTSQIEEFIAKIVEERQDFVKEKGPAAVGPLMGIVMGEFRGKVDGKVLSELLKQKINECINT is encoded by the coding sequence ATGAGCAAAAAGATCGACTACCGTGAACTTGGATTAAAATGCGGACTTGAGATTCATCAGCAGTTGAACTCAAAAGAGAAACTTTTCTGTAAATGCCCTACTAAGATACGTGACACGGATGAGTCGAACTTTGAATTTTTCCGTTACCTGCGCCCTACTGCAAGTGAGATGGGAGAGACCGACAGGGCAGCACTTGAGCAGACAAAGGTCAACAGGAAATACATCTACAAAGCATATGACAGCACCTGCCTTGTGGAAAATGATGAGGAACCACCTCGTGAACTTAACAAAGAGTCACTTGACATCGCATTGTCGATCGCAAAGCTATTGCACATGATACCAGTGGAGCAGCTCCACGTCATGAGAAAAATAGTTGTGGACGGATCGAACACCAGTGGATTCCAGAGAACCGCTTTCCTCGCCGGAGGCGGACATCTCGACACTTCCGAAGGAGCCGTAGGCGTTGATGTCCTCTGTGTAGAGGAAGAGGCCGCACAAAAGATAGAGGACAAAGGCGACTCTATTCTTTATTCACTTGACAGACTGGGAATACCGCTTGTGGAGATCGGTACAGCACCTGACATAATCTCACCGGCACATGCAAAGGAGACTGCTGCCAATATCGGCATGTTGCTTCGTTCTACCGGTAAGGTAAAAAGAGGTCTTGGAACCATCAGGCAGGATGTCAACATATCCATAGCAGAAGGAGCCCGTGTGGAGGTAAAAGGTGTCCAGGCCCTTGATCTTATCGAAACTATTGTTGAAAGGGAGGCCGAGAGGCAGGTTAACCTTCTCGAGATACGCAGGTCCCTTCAGGAAAGGAATGCAAGCGTCCATGATGAGATATTTGACGTGACCGAAATGTTCAGTGGAACTGAATCAAAGGTCATAAAGAAGGCACTCAAGAAAGGGAAGGTACTCGCAGTCCTCCTGCCCGGATTTGCAGGACATGTTGGAATGGAAGTGCAGCCAGGAAGACGCCTGGGCACCGAGTTCTCCGACCGTGCAAAGACCTCAGGCGTAGGTGGCATATTCCACACCGATGAACTGCCCAATTATGGCATAACCGAAGATGAGGTCGCTTCATTGCGTGAATTCGTTGGTGCGAAAGAAGGCGATGCTGTCGTTATGGTAGCAGACAAAGAGAAACGTGCACTCGGTGCCATGGAAAGTGTGCTTATCCGTGCGCAGGAAGCACTTGAGTTCGTTCCCGAAGAAACAAGACGTGCACTTCCTGACGGTAACAGCGCATACATGAGACCGCTTCCCGGAGCTTCGAGGATGTACCCCGAGACAGATGTACCACAGGTAGAGATCAAAAAGGAGTACTTTGATACTATCGAGATCCCGGAGCTTCTAACAGAAAGGGCAAAGAGGTTCAGCAAAGATTACGGGCTCAACGAGGAACTTGCAGAGAAGATCGCATATTCACAGGACCTGGCGCTTTTCGAGGAATTGATGAGCAGGTACAACAATGACAAGAATGTCACTGCAACCCTTATCGTGACAACATTCACAGGACTTGTGCCTGAACTCAAACGTGATGGTGTGGATGTCACGAAGATCAATGACGAGCACTTCAAACAGATGTTCGAGATCATATCTTCAGGTGATGTGGCCAAAGAGGGTATGGAGCAGATACTCCGCTATGTTGCAAAGAAACCAAAGGCAAATATAAGGGACAGTCTGGAAGAACTTGGACTTACAGGTATTGACACATCCCAGATAGAAGAATTCATTGCAAAGATCGTGGAAGAAAGACAGGACTTTGTGAAAGAAAAAGGACCGGCCGCCGTAGGACCTCTCATGGGAATTGTCATGGGCGAGTTCCGCGGAAAAGTTGACGGAAAGGTCCTCAGTGAACTCCTGAAACAAAAGATTAATGAGTGTATTAATACATAA
- the carB gene encoding carbamoyl-phosphate synthase large subunit gives MAKRTDINKILLIGSGPIMIGQGAEFDFSGSQACRSLREEGYEVVLVNSNPATIMTDPEMADAVYIEPLEAKIIAKIIEKELPDGIIAGIGGQTGLNLTSELADLGVFEKFNVELLGTSLEAIKNTEDRELFKKKMEEIGEKVPRSVAVSTLKEAEALIDELGLPLIIRPAYTLGGAGGGIAYTREQLLEISERGLRRSRINQVLIEESVLGWKEFEYEVMRDSNDTCIVICNMENLDPMGVHTGESIVVTPSQTLNDIEHQMLRTAAIKIIRALGIEGGCNIQFAAKDGEYRIVEVNPRVSRSSALASKATGYPIARVTAKIAIGMTLDQILNDVTKKTPASFEPTIDYVVTKIPRWPFDKFVTADKTLTTAMKSTGEVMSIGRTIEESLQKAVRSLDIGMKFGSKTWDQAEAKTLLKTPTSERLFVIFDALKNGMSVEEVSELSGYDIFFVTKINNIVEMENELENRLFAGEPDIEMLRSAKQMGFTDDRIAELTGKSREEINDLRRENISATYKMVDTCAAEFAAETPYYYSCYETMCEDQPTDRKKILILGAGPIRIGQGIEFDYCTVHAVTAIRDEGLEAHIINNNPETVSTDYDTSDKLFFEPLTLEDVMNIIDREKPYGVLVQFGGQTSVNLAMPLQKELDRRDDIDTIILGTSPEDIDMAEDREKFNLMMSKLDVAQPEAGYATSEEDAIAIATRIGYPVLVRPSYVLGGRAMEIVYEQSDLERYMIEAVRVSPEHPILIDDFLEGAVEIDVDAVCDGKDVLIGAIMEHIEEAGVHSGDSACVIPPYSLSEETLATVRDYTRKIALSLNVKGLINIQMAEQNGKVYVLEANPRSSRTIPFVSKAVGMPLAKIAAQVIIGHTLEDLGYAELDETPVKHYSVKEVLLPFDKLPGADPVLSPEMKSTGEVMGVDYDFGRAFFKAQISADNILPLSGYVFMSIRQNDKEAFVETARKMQDAGLKLIGTKGTVNFLAEKGINMEAVMKVHEGSPNVIDMMRRDEVALIVNTPTGKQSRKDGYTIRRAAVDFKVPYITTIQSAKAAADAIVSMKEGDLAIKSINEYHKEIVRN, from the coding sequence ATGGCAAAACGAACAGATATTAACAAGATCCTGCTGATAGGCTCCGGACCGATCATGATCGGACAGGGAGCAGAATTCGATTTCTCAGGAAGCCAGGCTTGCAGGTCATTAAGAGAAGAAGGATATGAAGTAGTCCTTGTAAACTCCAATCCGGCAACCATTATGACAGATCCGGAGATGGCAGATGCTGTTTACATCGAACCCCTTGAAGCAAAGATAATAGCAAAGATAATCGAGAAGGAACTCCCCGACGGTATCATTGCAGGTATTGGTGGTCAGACCGGACTGAACCTTACAAGTGAGCTTGCTGATCTGGGAGTTTTCGAAAAGTTCAATGTCGAACTACTTGGAACATCTCTTGAAGCTATCAAGAACACCGAGGACCGTGAGCTTTTCAAGAAGAAGATGGAAGAGATCGGAGAAAAGGTCCCGAGAAGTGTGGCTGTTTCCACACTGAAAGAAGCTGAAGCGCTCATTGACGAGCTCGGACTTCCACTTATCATTCGTCCCGCATACACCCTTGGTGGTGCTGGTGGCGGTATCGCATACACAAGAGAACAGCTTCTCGAGATCAGTGAAAGAGGACTGCGCCGCAGCAGGATCAATCAGGTGCTTATCGAAGAGAGCGTACTTGGCTGGAAAGAGTTCGAATACGAGGTCATGCGTGACTCCAATGATACATGTATAGTTATCTGTAACATGGAGAACCTCGACCCGATGGGAGTTCACACCGGTGAGTCCATTGTGGTAACACCATCCCAGACACTGAACGATATCGAACACCAGATGCTGAGAACAGCAGCTATCAAGATCATACGTGCTTTAGGAATTGAAGGTGGATGTAACATCCAGTTCGCTGCAAAAGACGGTGAATACAGGATCGTAGAGGTCAACCCGCGTGTTTCAAGATCATCAGCCCTTGCATCAAAGGCAACAGGTTACCCGATCGCCAGGGTGACTGCTAAGATCGCCATAGGCATGACACTTGATCAGATCCTTAATGATGTCACAAAGAAGACACCTGCATCCTTTGAACCTACCATTGACTACGTAGTTACAAAGATCCCAAGGTGGCCTTTCGACAAGTTCGTGACCGCGGACAAGACATTGACAACCGCTATGAAGAGTACCGGTGAGGTCATGTCCATCGGACGCACCATTGAGGAATCACTCCAGAAAGCAGTCCGTTCCCTTGATATCGGAATGAAGTTCGGAAGCAAGACATGGGACCAGGCAGAAGCCAAAACCCTGCTAAAAACACCTACCAGTGAGAGGCTTTTCGTTATCTTCGATGCATTGAAGAATGGTATGAGCGTTGAAGAGGTCTCGGAACTTTCAGGTTATGATATATTCTTCGTAACAAAGATCAACAACATCGTCGAGATGGAGAACGAGCTTGAGAACAGGCTTTTCGCAGGTGAGCCGGACATTGAGATGCTCAGGTCTGCCAAGCAGATGGGATTCACCGATGACAGGATCGCAGAGCTCACAGGCAAGAGCCGCGAGGAGATCAATGACCTTCGCCGTGAGAACATCAGTGCGACCTACAAGATGGTAGATACCTGTGCTGCAGAGTTCGCTGCAGAGACTCCTTACTATTATTCATGCTACGAGACCATGTGCGAAGACCAGCCAACTGACAGGAAGAAGATCCTGATCCTTGGTGCAGGTCCTATACGAATCGGACAGGGTATCGAGTTCGACTACTGTACCGTCCACGCTGTCACAGCCATCCGTGATGAAGGCCTTGAGGCGCACATAATCAACAACAACCCTGAGACGGTATCAACTGACTACGATACATCCGACAAGCTGTTCTTCGAGCCTCTGACACTCGAGGACGTCATGAACATTATCGATCGTGAGAAACCATACGGTGTGCTTGTCCAGTTCGGTGGACAGACATCTGTCAACCTTGCAATGCCACTCCAGAAAGAGCTTGACCGCCGTGATGACATCGATACGATAATTCTCGGAACATCTCCGGAAGACATCGACATGGCAGAGGACAGGGAGAAGTTCAACCTGATGATGAGCAAGCTTGACGTTGCACAGCCTGAAGCAGGTTATGCAACATCCGAAGAAGACGCCATTGCGATCGCAACACGAATCGGATACCCTGTACTTGTCAGGCCATCATACGTTCTCGGTGGACGTGCAATGGAGATCGTCTATGAACAGTCTGACCTTGAACGCTACATGATCGAAGCAGTTCGTGTGTCCCCTGAGCATCCGATCCTTATCGACGACTTCCTTGAGGGAGCAGTCGAGATCGATGTGGATGCTGTCTGTGACGGCAAGGACGTGCTTATCGGTGCCATCATGGAACACATCGAAGAAGCAGGTGTGCACTCCGGTGACTCTGCATGTGTGATCCCACCATACTCACTCTCCGAGGAAACTCTCGCAACAGTACGTGATTATACCCGCAAGATCGCACTTTCGCTCAATGTTAAGGGACTTATCAACATCCAAATGGCAGAGCAGAATGGCAAGGTATACGTGCTTGAAGCAAACCCACGTTCCAGCCGAACGATCCCATTCGTATCAAAAGCAGTAGGGATGCCACTTGCCAAGATAGCTGCACAGGTCATTATCGGACATACCCTTGAAGACCTTGGATATGCAGAACTTGATGAGACACCCGTAAAACATTACTCTGTCAAGGAAGTATTACTTCCATTCGACAAATTGCCAGGTGCAGACCCTGTGCTCAGCCCTGAGATGAAGAGTACCGGAGAGGTCATGGGAGTTGACTATGATTTCGGACGTGCTTTCTTCAAGGCACAGATCAGTGCAGACAATATACTGCCACTTAGCGGTTACGTTTTCATGTCCATCAGACAGAACGACAAGGAAGCCTTTGTTGAAACCGCCCGCAAGATGCAGGATGCAGGGCTTAAGCTCATCGGTACCAAAGGTACTGTGAACTTTTTAGCCGAGAAAGGCATCAATATGGAAGCGGTGATGAAAGTGCATGAAGGCAGCCCTAATGTCATCGATATGATGCGCAGGGATGAGGTTGCACTCATTGTGAACACACCAACAGGAAAGCAGTCACGAAAGGACGGATACACTATCCGCCGTGCAGCAGTGGACTTTAAGGTGCCGTATATCACCACGATCCAGTCTGCAAAAGCTGCGGCTGATGCTATTGTCTCAATGAAGGAAGGAGACCTTGCCATCAAGTCCATCAATGAATATCACAAAGAGATCGTCAGGAACTAA